The Channa argus isolate prfri chromosome 14, Channa argus male v1.0, whole genome shotgun sequence genome includes a window with the following:
- the lamc2 gene encoding laminin subunit gamma-2, which translates to MKISGWISLCGVLAAVCAVQATYTYYSTAHCDCNGRSQNCLRDTWGLHCVDCQGNTEGRHCERCKAGYYLEGAGLSCMPCRCHPTGSVSNTCDSKGRCDCKDGVTGEKCDRCPEGPIGPNGCSQRRDSTEDSASLTQPCFCYGHSSQCSPQSGYYVYNITSTFTNGPEGWKAATAKGVVPEDVHFRWTPTHQDLEVISKNSLPVYLYAPAPFLGDQLLSYGQNFSFALRLDRGVRHPSTNDVILEGGGLQVSASLGDLRSIVPCGQKINYVFRLDEQAGSRWKPQLSSVQFQTLLQNLTAIKIRATFGENGRGYLDNVQLVSAQRGAGVQLGDSWRLPARWVQTCSCPQGYEGDSCERCSVGFRRRIPSDGPFSSCEPCNCRGGSCDPQTGDCYSADETPGERSCSEGFYRDPWQPQTCVKCPCPDGVSCSVAADSLYPRCDHCPTGTTGPRCDICQQGFYGDPAGETGVQRPCRPCQCNGHINANVAGSCDGRSGECLKCLNNTKGPNCESCLRGFYHSQSRDACKPCACDLLGSETQQCNDFGQCRCRPGFEGLRCQRSNCPACFSPIKAKMEAYAVKLRELEILFSNAHGGLRPTNSAEMEATLRETERLVNDLKDSTEQLTELEKSLQARLSFISRRQLAEGQKIQNIADTTYNIKQQQKTYKTTVKEVQTLIEEMKLQLEEARTTLRSAELPLGDAPLGSNLFSSLVQTATSLADKHQTVASAVEQTANAALSDSGQSLALVRSLMNKENKVKELIGDLKNTYDLTSAQVKGLENQASRVSSDARGESKMADGMLKDIASMERSIPSDLKDKMDAMVFKMNGLEAAVDENILGIQTLQGGMQKDKAATLDLLAKGKAAQQGFGELLDRVNVAKADTQGALQRIHSNTKELDDTLNTLRGFDQQIGGSRTQAADAIKRLPAISATIQQAVSGNAETQSVLDDLFDTFSTAKGTISQLGTKVYDLEQTFGSLPPFTGLVNEATKLNKESQALKRKASATADSLTLELDKASKLEADSQLAANGAATAFNNAKQTRDAVGKTLRDINSLLANMNQPGIVDENLLKKLEDSLAGAQRQVEGQLKPRLVSMEEQEAAMRRRLTTINTDIDTILGDIANLEDILRTVPDGCFNNPPIEQA; encoded by the exons ATGAAGATCAGCGGCTGGATTTCACTCTGCGGGGTCCTGGCTGCAGTCTGTGCCGTTCAGGCAACATATACCTACTACT CTACAGCGCACTGCGACTGCAATGGCAGGTCTCAGAACTGCCTCCGGGACACCTGGGGTCTGCACTGCGTCGACTGTCAGGGGAACACAGAGGGCCGTCACTGCGAGCGCTGTAAGGCTGGGTACTACCTGGAGGGGGCGGGACTCAGCTGCATGCCCTGCAGGTGTCATCCCACAG GTTCTGTCAGTAACACATGTGACAGCAAAGGGCGCTGCGACTGTAAGGATGGAGTCACGGGGGAGAAGTGTGACCGCTGCCCAGAAGGACCAATAGGACCCAACGGCTGCTCCCAAAG ACGCGACTCCACAGAAGATTCAGCCAGTTTGACGCAGCCGTGTTTCTGTTACGGCCACAGCAGCCAGTGTTCCCCACAGTCCGGTTACTACGTCTACAACATCACCTCCACCTTCACTAATG GTCCGGAAGGTTGGAAGGCAGCGACGGCGAAGGGCGTCGTTCCTGAGGATGTTCACTTTCGCTGGACACCGACACACCAGGACCTGGAGGTGATCTCCAAAAACAGCCTACCAGTTTACCTGTATGCCCCAG CTCCTTTCCTCGGGGACCAGTTGCTAAGTTACGGTCAGAACTTCTCTTTCGCGTTGCGTCTGGACCGTGGCGTCCGACACCCATCTACCAATGACGTGATCCTGGAAGGCGGTGGGCTGCAGGTCTCTGCTTCACTGGGTGACCTGCGCTCCATTGTCCCCTGTGGACAGAAAATCAACTACGTCTTCAG ACTGGACGAGCAGGCCGGCAGCAGGTGGAAACCTCAGCTCTCCTCCGTCCAGTTCCAGACGCTCCTCCAGAACCTCACTGCCATCAAGATCCGGGCAACATTCGGCGAAAATG GACGTGGTTACCTTGACAACGTGCAGCTTGTGTCAGCGCAACGTGGAGCCGGGGTTCAGCTTGGAGACTCGTGGAGACTCCCGGCCCGCTGGGTTCAGACCTGCAGCTGTCCTCAGGGATACGAGGGAGACTCCTGTGAACGATGCTCCGTGGGCTTCAGACGCAGGATTCCTTCAGATGGACCCTTCAGCTCCTGTGAGCCCTGCAACTGCAGGGGAGGCAGCTGTGACCCGCAAACTGGAGACTGTTACTCTGCCGATGAGACGCCCGGAGAGCGCAGCTGCTCTGAGGGGTTTTATCGAGACCCCTGGCAGCCTCAGACCTGTGTGAAGTGTCCCTGTCCAGATGGAGTGTCTTGCTCTGTGGCTGCTGATTCACTATACCCCAGATGTGACCACTGTCCCACAGGAACCACTG GTCCTCGCTGTGACATCTGTCAGCAGGGTTTTTACGGGGACCCCGCAGGGGAAACTGGTGTGCAGAGACCCTGCAGGCCCTGCCAGTGTAACGGACACATCAATGCCAATGTGGCAGGAAGCTGCGATGGCAGGAGCGGCGAATGTCTGAAGTGTCTGAACAACACGAAGGGACCGAACTGTGAGTCCTGTCTGAGAGGCTTCTACCACAGCCAAAGCAGAGATGCCTGCAAAC CCTGTGCCTGTGACCTTCTGGGCTCTGAGACTCAACAGTGCAATGATTTCGGTCAGTGTCGCTGCAGACCAGGCTTCGAGGGTCTGAGGTGTCAGCGGTCCAACTGCCCTGCCTGCTTCAGCCCCATTAAGGCAAAG atgGAGGCTTATGCTGTCAAACTGAGGGAGCTGGAGATTCTGTTCTCAAACGCACACGGGGGACTGAGACCAACAAACAGCGCTGAGATGGAGGCCACTCTGAGAGAAACTGAGAGGCTGGTGAATGACCTGAAGGACAGCACAGAGCAGCTCACTG AACTAGAGAAAAGCCTGCAGGCCCGTCTGTCATTCATCAGCAGGAGACAGCTGGCTGAAGGACAGAAAATCCAAAACATTGCAGATACAACGTACAACATCaagcagcaacagaaaacatacaaaacaacgGTGAAGGAGGTCCAGACTCTGATAGAGGAGATGAAACTGCAACTGGAGGAGGCCAGGACCACCCTCAGATCAGCT GAGCTTCCTCTTGGAGATGCCCCTCTGGGTTCAAACCTCTTCTCTTCACTGGTGCAGACAGCCACCAGTCTGGCTGATAA ACATCAGACAGTGGCAAGCGCTGTGGAGCAGACTGCCAATGCAGCCCTGAGCGACTCGGGGCAAAGTCTGGCTCTGGTTCGATCCCTCATGAACAAAGAGAACAAAGTGAAAGAGCTGATCGGAGATTTAAAAAACAC GTATGATCTGACTTCAGCCCAGGTGAAAGGTCTGGAGAACCAGGCATCCCGTGTGAGCAGTGATGCCAGAGGGGAAAGCAAAATGGCAGACGGTATGTTAAAGGACATCGCCAGCATGGAGCGAAGCATCCCATCAGACCTGAAG GACAAGATGGACgccatggttttcaaaatgaacGGTCTGGAGGCAGCGGTGGACGAGAACATCTTAGGCATTCAGACGCTGCAAGGTGGCATGCAGAAAGACAAGGCTGCCACTCTGGACCTGCTGGCAAAGGGCAAGGCCGCCCAGCAG GGTTTCGGCGAGTTGCTGGACAGAGTCAATGTGGCCAAGGCTGACACTCAGGGTGCTCTGCAACGCATCCACAGCAACACCAAAGAGCTGGACGACACCCTGAACACCCTCAGAG GGTTCGACCAGCAGATCGGTGGCAGCAGAACTCAGGCTGCCGATGCCATCAAGCGTCTTCCCGCTATCAGTGCCACCATCCAGCAGGCTGTTAGCGGCAACGCTGAGACACAGTCCGTTCTCGATGATTTGTTCGACACCTTCAGTACCGCAAAGGGAACCATCAGCCAGCTGGGTACCAAGGTCTATGATCTGGAG CAAACATTTGGATCTTTGCCGCCTTTTACTGGTCTGGTGAACGAAGCCACCAAACTGAACAAGGAATCCCAGGCTCTGAAAAGGAAGGCGAGCGCCACAGCGGACAGCCTGACCTTGGAGCTGGACAAAGCCAGTAAACTGGAGGCCGATTCCCAGCTA GCTGCAAATGGAGCAGCTACAGCTTTCAACAATGCCAAACAGACCAGAGACGCTGTGGGGAAAACACTGCGAGACATCAACAGTCTGCTGGCTAACATGA ACCAGCCCGGCATTGTGGATGAGAACCTCCTGAAGAAGCTGGAGGACTCTCTGGCCGGCGCTCAGAGACAAGTTGAGGGCCAGCTGAAGCCGAGGCTCGTGAGCATGGAGGAGCAGGAGGCCGCCATGCGTCGTAGACTCACCACCATCAACACGGACATCGACACCATTCTGGGGGACATCGCTAACCTGGAGGACATCCTAAGGACGGTCCCTGACGGCTGCTTCAACAACCCCCCCATCGAGCAGGCCTGA
- the nmnat2 gene encoding nicotinamide/nicotinic acid mononucleotide adenylyltransferase 2 produces MTETTKTHVILLSCGSFNPITKGHVHMFEKAREYLHKTGRFIVIGGIISPVHDSYGKPGLVSSRHRLTMCQLAVQSSDWIRVDPWECYQDTWQTTCSVLEHHRDLMKRVTGCILSNVNTPSTTPVIGQPQNQTTPIYQSHSNMNHKPTAIKMWGKISESLGKICCVRPHIERFTFVDENANLGTAMRYEEIELRILLLCGSDLLDSFCIPGLWKDSDMEVIVGDFGIVVVPRDGADTERIMNHSSILRKYKDNIIVVKDVMNHPMSIVSSTKSRLALQHGDGHVVDYLSQPVIDYILQSQLYINASG; encoded by the exons aAAAAGCCAGAGAATATCTGCACAAAACAGGGCGTTTCATTGTGATTGGAGGGATCATCTCACCGGTGCATGACTCCTATGGAAAACCT ggcCTGGTGTCCAGCAGACATCGTCTCACCATGTGTCAGCTGGCCGTTCAGTCCTCTGACTGGATCAG GGTGGACCCTTGGGAGTGTTACCAGGACACCTGGCAGACGACCTGCAGCGTGCTGGAGCACCACCGTGACCTGATGAAG AGAGTCACCGGCTGCATTCTGTCCAACGTCAACACACCGTCAACGACTCCTGTGATTGGTCAGCCCCAGAACCAGACTACCCCCATCTACCAGAGCCACAGCAACATGAATCACAAGCCCACAGCCA TCAAAATGTGGGGGAAGATCAGTGAGAGTTTGGGGAAGATCTGCTGCGTCCGTCCACACATCGAACGCTTCACCTTCGTCG ATGAGAACGCCAACCTGGGGACTGCAATGAGATACGAGGAGATCG AGTTACGCATCTTGCTCCTGTGTGGCAGTGATCTCCTGGACTCTTTCTGCATCCCTGGCCTGTGGAAGGACAGTGAT ATGGAGGTGATCGTGGGGGATTTCGGGATCGTCGTGGTTCCTCGTGACGGAGCCGACACAGAGAGGATCATGAATCATTCCTCCATTCTCCGCAAGTATAAG GACAACATCATTGTGGTGAAGGACGTGATGAACCACCCGATGTCCATCGTCAGTTCCACCAAGAGCAG ACTGGCGCTGCAGCACGGTGACGGCCATGTCGTGGACTACCTGAGTCAGCCCGTCATCGACTACATCCTGCAGAGTCAGCTGTACATCAACGCGTCAGGGTAG